The Tolypothrix sp. PCC 7712 region AGCAAGTACAAAAGTTACTCAAGGCTCATGATCTTAAGTTGAAAGGACAAAACATTGATCAACTGATGGCTATGGTAGGAGGTCATCCTTATCTTCTGCGAATTAGTATCGATGAATTTAAGTTTAATAAAAAGAAATTTGAGCAATTTTTAAAAGAAGCACCCACCCCATCTGGAGCATTTAGTGACCATCTACGCGAACTCTTGGAACAACTCGAAAATAATCTAGAGTTGAGAACAGCATTCAGTCAAGTTATATCGGCGGATGCAGAAACTCCAGTTAAGTTACGTCCGCAGATTGCAAAGTCTTTGCAACGTTTGGGATTGATAAAGTTAAAAGGTTATTTTGCAGAACCGCGTTGTGAATTATATCGGCTTTATTTCCAAATGTTCCTTTAACAGATAGTAGATAGGTAAAAATTAACAATGAATCAAGCAGAAAAATATTATCAAGTTAGCGGAACTTTAAAACCTGATCATCCTAGTTATATAGAGAGACAAGCTGACAAAAATCTGTATGAGGAATTGAAAAATGGAAATTTTTGCTATGTATTGAACTCTCGACAGATGGGTAAGTCAAGCTTACAGGTAAGAGTCAGTCAAAAGTGTAAGGATTCAGGTCTAAAATTGAGGAACTAGAGAAGGGCGAGACTGAGAATTAATAGAGTCAGCAATTAGTGCTTGTACAAAAAAATCAATAACAGACAGACTTTGACGACGACAGGTTTGAACCACCGTCAACAAATTGGCAGTATGTTGAAACCGCTCCATCGAACGGGAACCACCACTAACTTTACGTTTTGTCACAGCCAAACGCAGCGATCGCTCGGCTTGATTGTTATCAGGAGGAACTTCAGGGTTGTCAAGGAAATACCACCATTGGGAGGCTTTATCGCGCAAGGAACGTAAAAGGTTTCCTGCTGTAGCTCCGGCTAAGTTAATCCAGTCATCAAGTGTTTGTTGCAATTTAGATTTGAATTGATTGACCCAATCGTTATAACTGGCGCAGTCAAGAGTCTCAAACCATTGGGCATAATTTCCAAAAGCTTCATCAATTAAATCCACAAATGCTTCACCAATAGCTTGGTTGTGAAGACCTGGAAGTTGAATTAGTTTTTTGAAGTGACGGCGTAGATGAGCCAAACATTTCTGCTGCTCAGGCACCGCATAGCCATTGTAAACACTAAAATCATCGCTGCTGATTACCCCTGTATATTTAGCCCCTAAAATGGCTTCTAGTTCTGCTCTGGAACGAGTGTCAGCAGCAGTAAACAGGCAAAACTCAGAATTGGCAACTACCCACAACCATTCTTTAACTCCCTTGACAGACCAAGGTGTTTCATCCACATGAATGTTAGGTTGTGTCTGTTTTACCCAATTACTTAACTCAGTAATGCTTGGTTGAATCGCTGTTTGAATTCGTTCATTTGTGGTGACTAAAGTTCCCAGCCCAATTTCAATTTGACCTAACTCCCACAACATTTCTTGCTGTTTTTCATAGGGCATATGTGCATAATTATTTGCCCATCCTAAAAATGCCTGTAAAGAAATCCCTAAATCCTGTCCTGGGATGATATCTTGTGACCAGGAGGCTGTTTGTATATTGCCACAGTACTCACACTGGCACGTATGGCGTTGATACTCAACTATTTCAATGGGACGCTCCACTAGTTGCGCTACAGACTGTTTTTCTACTTTTACTGCCACAGCCGCAAACGCTTTTTGACCACAACAGACACAATCACTTGGACGTAAGATTTCACAACGATCTACTCTACCAAAACCCTTACGGGTCTTACCTTGATGCCCTGGTTGCCCACCTGGCTTTCTTTTGGGATGATTTGATTCTTCTTGCGGTGCTGCTTTTTTGTTTTCACTCTTTTTGAGGATGTCCCCTGATGGCGGCTTAGATGAGGTTTTGCTGTCTAAATCTCTGCTGACTTTTAAACGTTCTATTTCTTGCTGTAGTTCTAATACTGTTTTCTGTAATTCACCTATTACCTTGCTCTGCTCAATGATTATCTCTACCAGTTCTTGTTTCGATAACTGGTTCAAGCTTTCCCGGTCTAAATCTTGAGGCAGGTTTTGGTTCATATCTGTGATACTCCTCCTCAAGCGATCCCTTTGTCAATACTCTGCCACCTGAATCCTTACTCAAAAGTTAGAAAAAGAAGGCTTCAAATGTGTGGTAATCAGCTTAGAAAAATTGGGGACTAAAGGAGTTACCCAAGAGCAGTGGTATGATACTTTAATTAAAAATATAGCAGATAACTTCGATTTACAAACAGAGCAAGTATCAACCTTATTTCAAGACAACAGACGATTAACTCCCTTAAATCTATTAAGTGATTTTTTTGAAAAAAAATTACTAGCAAAATTTGATAAAAACATTGTTACTTTCATAGATGAAATCGATACTGTTCTCAGTTTAGATTTTCCAACTGATGATTTTTTTGGATTTATTCGTTATTGTTATAATCAACGTGCTAATAACCCAAATTATGAGCGAATTACCTTTGCTTTATTAGGAGTAGCAACGCCATCTCAATTGATCAAGGATACGCGACGCACACCTTTTAATATTGGCGAAGCAATTCAATTAAATGGTTTTTCATTCCAGGAAGCTCGACCTTTAGCTAAAGGTTTAAAAAGTAAAGTCAATGATTTGAAAATTGCCGAAGAAATTCTTCTAGAAGTACTTAAATTGACTAGTGGTCAACCATTTCTCACACAAAAGATATGTAAAATTATAGTGGATGATGAGAATGTAATTCCTAGTGATAAACAGCTAATATCTAAATGGATAAAAGAATTAGTAAAATCACGGATAATTGATAATTGGGAATTTCAAGATGAACCGCAACATTTAAGAACTATACGTGACAGGATTATTAATAGTAAAGAACCTATGGTTAAATTGCTTAAATTCTATTTAGAAATTTTGCGATACCATGATTTACCCAGTAATAACAGTCCAGAACAGAGTGAACTAGTTTTATCCGGTTTGCTAGAAGAGAAAGCTGGAAAATTAAAAGTTTATAACCTGATTTATGAATCTGTTTTTGATTCTAACTGGGTTGCTGAAATGCTTGCTGATATTAAACCTTATGAAGAAGAATTACTAGGATGGTTATCTTCTAATCGTAAAGATAAATCCTGGCTATTACTCGGTCAGAAATTACAAATAGCAATTGAATGGTGTAAAGATAAAAATTTGGCAATTGAAGATTATCAATTCATTAATGCTAGCCAAGAATTAGAAATTGCTAATATCAAAACTAGCCAAGAATTAGAAATTGCTAATATCAAAGCTAACCAAGAATTACAAATTGCTGAATTAGAAAATAAAATTATAAAATCTAATCGTTCTCAGCGATTATTTGCGGGAGTAACTGCAAGTCTGATGATTTTTACTGGGGTAATTACATTTCAATTGAAGGAAAAAATTCAATCAGTATTCATTCCATACATTGAATATCCAGAGCTATTTAGCCAAGGAGAAAAGTCTTTCTTTTTGGGAAATGGTAATTATTACCAAAATCAGGGTGTCAATGCTTTCAACCGAGGCAATTATACAGAAGCAATTAACCAATTCGCCAAAGCAAAGGAAATTGATAAAAATGATCCAGAAGGATTGATTTACTATAATAATGCCTTAGCACATAAAAAAGGAAATTATTTAACTTTAGCGGTTGCTGTACCTATTAACGCTAGAAGAGATATGGCAAAAGAAATATTGAGAGGAGTCGCACAAGCACAAGACGAATTTAATAAAAATGCAGGGCGTGGAGCAAATGATAAATTATTGAATATTGTAATTGCTGATGATAAAAATGATCCAAGCCAAGGTGAAAAAGTTGCCCAACAATTTATTAAAGATGCAAAGGTTTTAGGCGTAATTGGACACAATGGAAGCTCAGTGAGTAAAACTGCAATTGCTAAATACAAAAATGCTAATTTAGGGATGCTATCTCCAACAAGCACTAGTACAGAGTTAAGCATGAAAGAAGATAAAGTTTTTTTTAGAACCGTTCCTTCTGATGCAAAAGCTGGTGAAAAATTAGCTGAATATGCTATTAAAAATGCTATTAAGCGAGTGGTTATTTTCTATAAAGCCGACGATATATATAGTAAAAGCTTAAAGCAAGCTTTTAACACAGCGTTTGAAGCTAAAGGTGGCAAAGTTGTCCGAACTGGAAATTTAGCAGATCAAAATTTGAATGCGTCTTATGAAGTGTATCGCAGTGTAGTTGAAGATGAAGCTGATGCAGTTGTCTTTTTCCCAAATATAGAGCTAATTTCTACCGTGATCAACATGGCTCGAGCTCGCCAACAGCCCAAAATACAGAAAATTCTGGGGAAAAATATCCCATTATTGGGAGGAGATGCTTTGTATGGTGCAGACACTTTAACACAAGGTCAAAAGGCTCTTGAAGGTTTAGTTCTACCGATTCCCTGGTTTCCTCAAGAATCTAATGATTCAAAAAAATTTGCGAAACAAGCTTGTAAGCAATGGGGAGGAGGTATTAGTTGGCGTACTGCTGCTAGTTATGATGCAACTCAAGCTTTTATTCAAGCTATTTCTGAGTTAAAAAATCCTACTCGACAAACAGTAGTTGAAAAGCTCAAATCGATTAAACTCCCATCTAAGGAAACCTCAGGAGATGCACTTGCTTTTCAAGATGGTGAACGGGATAACAAACCAGTCCTTGTTCAAGTAGTTCCTGGTACTGGTGATGATTGCGTTGGTGCTCAAGGGGGTGGATATCACTTTGAAAAAGTTGATGAAA contains the following coding sequences:
- the tnpC gene encoding IS66 family transposase — its product is MNQNLPQDLDRESLNQLSKQELVEIIIEQSKVIGELQKTVLELQQEIERLKVSRDLDSKTSSKPPSGDILKKSENKKAAPQEESNHPKRKPGGQPGHQGKTRKGFGRVDRCEILRPSDCVCCGQKAFAAVAVKVEKQSVAQLVERPIEIVEYQRHTCQCEYCGNIQTASWSQDIIPGQDLGISLQAFLGWANNYAHMPYEKQQEMLWELGQIEIGLGTLVTTNERIQTAIQPSITELSNWVKQTQPNIHVDETPWSVKGVKEWLWVVANSEFCLFTAADTRSRAELEAILGAKYTGVISSDDFSVYNGYAVPEQQKCLAHLRRHFKKLIQLPGLHNQAIGEAFVDLIDEAFGNYAQWFETLDCASYNDWVNQFKSKLQQTLDDWINLAGATAGNLLRSLRDKASQWWYFLDNPEVPPDNNQAERSLRLAVTKRKVSGGSRSMERFQHTANLLTVVQTCRRQSLSVIDFFVQALIADSINSQSRPSLVPQF
- a CDS encoding ABC transporter substrate-binding protein, producing MLTQKLEKEGFKCVVISLEKLGTKGVTQEQWYDTLIKNIADNFDLQTEQVSTLFQDNRRLTPLNLLSDFFEKKLLAKFDKNIVTFIDEIDTVLSLDFPTDDFFGFIRYCYNQRANNPNYERITFALLGVATPSQLIKDTRRTPFNIGEAIQLNGFSFQEARPLAKGLKSKVNDLKIAEEILLEVLKLTSGQPFLTQKICKIIVDDENVIPSDKQLISKWIKELVKSRIIDNWEFQDEPQHLRTIRDRIINSKEPMVKLLKFYLEILRYHDLPSNNSPEQSELVLSGLLEEKAGKLKVYNLIYESVFDSNWVAEMLADIKPYEEELLGWLSSNRKDKSWLLLGQKLQIAIEWCKDKNLAIEDYQFINASQELEIANIKTSQELEIANIKANQELQIAELENKIIKSNRSQRLFAGVTASLMIFTGVITFQLKEKIQSVFIPYIEYPELFSQGEKSFFLGNGNYYQNQGVNAFNRGNYTEAINQFAKAKEIDKNDPEGLIYYNNALAHKKGNYLTLAVAVPINARRDMAKEILRGVAQAQDEFNKNAGRGANDKLLNIVIADDKNDPSQGEKVAQQFIKDAKVLGVIGHNGSSVSKTAIAKYKNANLGMLSPTSTSTELSMKEDKVFFRTVPSDAKAGEKLAEYAIKNAIKRVVIFYKADDIYSKSLKQAFNTAFEAKGGKVVRTGNLADQNLNASYEVYRSVVEDEADAVVFFPNIELISTVINMARARQQPKIQKILGKNIPLLGGDALYGADTLTQGQKALEGLVLPIPWFPQESNDSKKFAKQACKQWGGGISWRTAASYDATQAFIQAISELKNPTRQTVVEKLKSIKLPSKETSGDALAFQDGERDNKPVLVQVVPGTGDDCVGAQGGGYHFEKVDENSSSSSSVVPLTIPDEGVKNKIAN